GGTGGTGCATTGTATTGGATGATGCAGATGGAGCTGTCTCTGAGTTATAGCCGGTTGGTTCTTGTTGGTCTCAATCTTGGAACTGAGAGGTTTGATGAGGTGCCATTGCCGAAGAATATGGGGAAACCGTTAACGTTTAATTTGGCTGCTTTGAATGAATGTCTTTGCTTAATTTCAGGTTATGGAACATGTAGAAATGGAAAGAATCTTGTGTTGGATCATATTGATGTATGGATGATGAGGGGTTGCGGAGTGGAACAGTCTTGGGTTAAGTTGTTTACGGTTGAGCAGTTGGAGGGTCGTCAGCATTTCAGTTACTTGAGGCCGATTGCATATTCAGTGACGGGTAGGGAAGTGCTTTTGGAGATGGATAAGAggaagtttctttggtttagtCTTGAAAAGAAGTCTCTGAAACATTCTAAGGTTAGCGGGGGATTTGACACTTTTGATTCGTTTGTCACTCTGGGAACTCTCGTCCCTTTATATTATGGGGGTGGAGATGAAAAAGATGGGAAGAAAGGGGTTGAGGAACAAGATGACTCGGTGATAAAGGAAATGAAGTAGGAACTTTACAATTATGAAGGTAATAGAAAATTGGAATGCATGTTTTATCTTACATATTATATTACCATTTTGTTGTTGCTCATCCTTCGCAATAGACACTTACATGCTTTATTTGGTCGAATTTTACAGTAGCTGAATATAGGGAACAAGAGTGTTATTCTAAATCTTAGTTCTTTTTTCCAAGTGAGACAGGGGAACACATGACAAAGTAAAATGTTTGGGGGACTGGTGAATAAAGAATCTTGTTGATATGTTACACTTACAGGGAGTAGTCGAATTTAATTCTGCATTTCACAGTAACCTTAGTTTGGACGTGGGGATTATTTTGTCTTAGTTGACTACTTTTCCTGGTTGTCTAATCCTGCCATCGCAATCATAAAATCTGTCATAACTTGCTCCAAGATAAATACGAAAATCATCTAACTGGTTCAGTTTCCTCGACCATAAAGGAAAATTAACTCGGTCTCAGACTGACTTCTCTACAA
This sequence is a window from Capsicum annuum cultivar UCD-10X-F1 unplaced genomic scaffold, UCD10Xv1.1 ctg79978, whole genome shotgun sequence. Protein-coding genes within it:
- the LOC107874721 gene encoding F-box protein CPR1 codes for the protein MMQMELSLSYSRLVLVGLNLGTERFDEVPLPKNMGKPLTFNLAALNECLCLISGYGTCRNGKNLVLDHIDVWMMRGCGVEQSWVKLFTVEQLEGRQHFSYLRPIAYSVTGREVLLEMDKRKFLWFSLEKKSLKHSKVSGGFDTFDSFVTLGTLVPLYYGGGDEKDGKKGVEEQDDSVIKEMK